In one window of Saprospiraceae bacterium DNA:
- a CDS encoding TIGR02206 family membrane protein, translating into MHPHYIVPMFSLQWYLGALLSFMLFYALIQIGKYALANGFELKYRLFLAGIFLIREIYLFAYIADKGMFTLQDSLPLHLCGISYMSMIVFLIRPNLFIFEFLLLLSLGGALQSIITPELTHGYSTYFIIDYYFSHAGIIFVPMYALFVLKLRPRKEAWWKIWVLAHVILGSVYLLNLLLDSNYIYLMRAPLVNNPLILHPYPMHLLGFEIFGTLHILLLFWLSRNVLPKPHFMNTNPL; encoded by the coding sequence ATGCATCCGCATTATATTGTTCCGATGTTTTCTTTGCAGTGGTATTTGGGTGCCCTGCTCAGCTTTATGCTTTTTTATGCATTAATACAAATCGGGAAATATGCGTTGGCGAATGGATTTGAATTAAAATACAGACTTTTTCTGGCAGGAATTTTTCTGATTCGAGAAATTTACCTTTTTGCATATATTGCCGATAAAGGAATGTTTACCTTACAAGATTCACTTCCACTGCATCTGTGCGGAATTTCGTACATGAGCATGATCGTATTTTTAATCAGACCCAATTTGTTTATTTTTGAATTTTTATTACTTCTCAGTCTGGGTGGTGCTTTGCAAAGCATCATCACTCCGGAACTCACTCATGGCTATTCCACTTACTTTATTATCGATTATTATTTTAGTCATGCAGGCATCATCTTTGTACCCATGTATGCTTTGTTCGTTCTTAAATTAAGACCAAGAAAAGAAGCCTGGTGGAAAATCTGGGTATTGGCTCATGTTATATTAGGCAGTGTATACCTCTTGAATCTTCTTTTGGATTCCAATTACATTTATCTCATGAGAGCACCACTGGTGAACAATCCCTTGATACTACACCCCTACCCCATGCATTTGCTGGGATTTGAAATTTTTGGAACCCTCCATATTCTGCTATTGTTTTGGTTAAGTCGAAATGTATTGCCAAAACCTCATTTTATGAATACAAATCCACTATGA
- a CDS encoding tRNA-(ms[2]io[6]A)-hydroxylase: protein MKLNLDIKFPSPPEWIEAVMNDFNSFLQDHADCERKASAMAMSFVAKYPNRKEIIPELIETALEELEHFKMVYEIMQERAVSLPHSMSEDPYIKALLQHCHTGIEQRFLDRLLIASVAETRGAERFRLVEEHLNDPEMKKFYKMLWTSEAKHGHIYIKMALQYFPEKQVYQRLNEWVNIEAEVIKQLPIRAALH, encoded by the coding sequence TTGAAACTCAATCTGGATATTAAATTTCCAAGTCCGCCCGAATGGATAGAAGCGGTCATGAATGATTTTAACAGCTTTTTGCAGGATCATGCTGATTGCGAGCGTAAAGCTTCCGCCATGGCGATGAGTTTCGTGGCTAAATATCCAAATCGCAAAGAGATCATCCCCGAATTGATAGAAACGGCATTGGAAGAACTCGAACATTTTAAAATGGTCTATGAGATCATGCAAGAACGGGCTGTATCACTACCGCATAGCATGAGTGAAGATCCTTACATAAAGGCCTTACTTCAGCATTGCCACACGGGAATTGAGCAACGTTTTCTGGATCGGCTTCTGATTGCTTCTGTTGCCGAAACCCGAGGTGCTGAGCGATTCCGTTTGGTTGAAGAACATTTAAATGATCCGGAGATGAAAAAATTCTACAAAATGTTATGGACTTCCGAAGCTAAACATGGGCATATTTATATAAAAATGGCACTTCAGTATTTTCCAGAAAAACAAGTTTACCAGCGATTGAATGAATGGGTCAACATCGAAGCTGAGGTGATCAAACAATTACCGATCAGGGCCGCACTTCATTAA
- a CDS encoding AAA family ATPase: protein MMSDPSVLILESEQHYVLDCLDRTEGNYFLTGKAGTGKSTLLNAFRRMSDKKAIFLAPTGIAAIQIKGQTIHSFFKFPASFITRDHYKKIARSLLESADWLIIDEISMVRSDLMDHIDQVLRFSLQTDKAFGGKPMFWIGDLYQLPPVVATQEEKIYLQNNFGSPYFFSSKVFQQLEHFEMIELSKIYRQKELQFIRLLNKIRNNDLDETDLDEINERYFPLGTKDEEHVFRIHLCTLNNIAQSINLSKLERLPGESKVYQAHKTGSIHPSQFPADEHLVLKEGAQVMLLRNDPQKQFVNGSLAMIYKLHNDRVEIELEDTGKIISLEKYEWEMIRYKTTSGAYSALETEITGSYRQFPLRLAWAVTIHKSQGKTFEHVLVDMGPGAFEFGQAYVALSRCTTLEGLQLARPLKFSDIKMDERVVDFMNLYR, encoded by the coding sequence ATGATGTCTGATCCTTCCGTTCTCATACTGGAATCTGAACAGCATTATGTGCTCGATTGCCTGGACCGAACAGAAGGAAATTATTTTTTAACAGGTAAAGCGGGAACCGGTAAATCGACATTACTGAATGCCTTTCGCAGAATGTCTGATAAAAAAGCAATTTTCTTAGCCCCGACAGGGATTGCTGCCATTCAGATCAAAGGCCAGACGATCCACAGTTTTTTCAAATTTCCTGCCAGTTTTATCACCCGCGACCATTATAAAAAAATTGCACGAAGTCTGCTTGAAAGTGCTGACTGGCTTATCATTGATGAAATTTCAATGGTACGGTCTGACTTGATGGATCACATCGATCAAGTGCTTCGATTCTCACTTCAAACCGACAAAGCATTTGGTGGAAAACCCATGTTCTGGATTGGAGATCTGTACCAACTGCCTCCTGTTGTAGCAACCCAGGAAGAAAAAATTTATTTGCAAAACAATTTTGGAAGTCCTTATTTCTTTTCATCCAAAGTATTTCAACAACTCGAACATTTTGAAATGATCGAGCTCTCGAAAATATACAGACAAAAGGAATTACAATTCATAAGATTGCTTAACAAAATCAGGAATAACGACCTGGACGAAACCGATCTCGATGAAATCAATGAACGGTATTTTCCATTGGGAACAAAAGATGAAGAGCATGTATTCCGCATACATTTGTGTACCCTGAACAACATTGCACAATCGATCAATCTCAGCAAGCTGGAGCGTTTGCCCGGAGAATCAAAAGTCTATCAGGCTCATAAAACAGGGAGCATCCATCCCTCTCAGTTCCCGGCCGATGAACATTTAGTATTAAAGGAAGGCGCTCAAGTGATGTTGCTGCGCAATGATCCTCAGAAACAGTTTGTAAACGGAAGCCTGGCTATGATATACAAATTACATAACGATCGTGTAGAAATCGAACTGGAAGACACTGGTAAGATCATCAGTCTTGAAAAATACGAATGGGAAATGATCAGGTATAAAACCACTTCCGGCGCTTATTCCGCATTGGAAACTGAAATTACGGGTTCCTATAGACAATTCCCATTAAGGCTGGCCTGGGCTGTTACCATTCACAAAAGTCAGGGAAAAACCTTCGAGCATGTGCTTGTCGATATGGGACCCGGAGCTTTCGAATTCGGACAGGCCTATGTAGCCTTGAGCCGGTGCACTACGCTCGAAGGATTGCAACTGGCGAGGCCCCTGAAATTCAGCGATATAAAGATGGATGAGCGCGTAGTCGATTTCATGAACTTATACCGTTAA
- a CDS encoding methyltransferase encodes MSNPDTTGLLSKQFRFKQFSIHTTDRVFPVTTDSVLLGSWVGTSGVHKVLDLGCGSGILSLMIAQRTSDDCVVIALDHHAESIEIAMGNFMRSDWRHKLFALQLNVVNLIEKLGTDPFQKQSFQLIISNPPYFKKLKNSPTEMKSRARHQLDFDFEALARLASFYLAHEGNLAVVIPRDLEYKLTSVSSKYGLYLKRKCTVKHSSNSEPGLCLCEYGPHSSPFEFTELTLYENEHTKTPEFRALTQDFYL; translated from the coding sequence ATGTCCAACCCTGATACCACTGGTTTGCTTTCAAAGCAATTCAGATTTAAGCAATTTTCCATTCATACAACGGATCGGGTATTTCCTGTAACGACAGATTCCGTTTTATTGGGTAGCTGGGTAGGAACCTCGGGTGTTCACAAGGTCCTTGATCTTGGTTGCGGCAGCGGTATTTTAAGTCTGATGATTGCACAACGCACAAGCGATGATTGCGTTGTCATTGCTTTGGATCATCATGCTGAAAGTATCGAAATTGCAATGGGAAATTTTATGCGATCAGACTGGCGACACAAGCTTTTTGCGTTGCAGTTGAATGTAGTCAATTTAATAGAAAAATTGGGTACGGATCCATTTCAAAAACAGTCGTTTCAATTGATCATTTCCAATCCGCCTTATTTTAAAAAATTAAAGAATTCGCCAACGGAAATGAAGTCGAGAGCGAGACATCAATTGGATTTTGATTTCGAAGCACTGGCCAGACTGGCTTCTTTTTATTTGGCACACGAAGGGAATCTGGCCGTTGTCATTCCCCGGGACCTGGAGTACAAACTAACAAGTGTTAGTAGTAAATATGGTTTGTATCTGAAGCGGAAATGTACGGTGAAGCATTCATCGAATTCCGAACCGGGATTGTGTTTGTGTGAGTATGGTCCCCACAGCAGTCCATTTGAATTTACGGAGCTGACTTTATACGAAAACGAACACACGAAAACGCCTGAATTTCGGGCACTCACTCAGGACTTCTATTTATAG
- a CDS encoding MATE family efflux transporter: protein METSQKQKLIALAIPIILGNLSQMILNIIDSAMVSQISYVHLAAASLVNNMIGFPLVMSMGFTVAISPLVAELRGAGKEELSGSLLNNAVFLNTLLSFLVVTILFFCGDVIYHLKQDPQVSHLGRPYLNWMLWSIVPMIVFLSIKQFCDGLNHTKVPMILSLASIPLNALLNYFLIYGTFGFPRMELEGAGIATFISRIMIALALGIYVIKHPKYKKYQLEKRKLLKTKINKILRLAIPSAWQYCSEVGAFVVLGIMVGWFGAIQQAAHQISMSVAALTFMVSMGLSTAGSIRVGEAYGQRNLTLVRTIGITVLKMAIVYGIICAATFIVFRNWIPLIFTNEKEVAQQAALLFCLAAAFQLGDSLQAVGIGILRGIQDVQVPTLYTTLCYWFLGIPAGYIFSVWIKWEVVGIWIGFIVCLSFMGILLLTRFLKITNLPINRSPE from the coding sequence TTGGAGACCTCTCAAAAACAAAAATTGATCGCGCTGGCCATCCCCATTATTCTGGGAAACCTTTCGCAGATGATCTTAAATATCATCGACTCCGCCATGGTCAGCCAGATCAGTTATGTTCATCTTGCAGCAGCGTCGCTGGTCAATAACATGATCGGCTTTCCTTTAGTCATGTCGATGGGATTTACCGTTGCAATTTCTCCTTTGGTTGCAGAATTAAGAGGTGCCGGAAAAGAAGAACTCAGTGGCTCATTGTTAAACAATGCGGTATTCCTGAATACCTTGTTGAGTTTTTTAGTCGTCACCATTCTTTTCTTTTGTGGCGACGTCATTTATCATTTAAAACAGGACCCCCAGGTCAGCCATTTGGGAAGGCCATATTTAAACTGGATGCTCTGGTCGATCGTACCCATGATCGTATTTTTAAGCATCAAGCAATTCTGCGATGGACTTAATCACACCAAAGTCCCTATGATCCTTTCACTGGCATCCATTCCGCTCAATGCACTGTTAAATTATTTTCTGATATATGGAACTTTTGGCTTTCCAAGAATGGAACTGGAAGGTGCAGGCATTGCCACGTTTATCAGCAGGATCATGATAGCTCTGGCTCTTGGAATTTACGTAATCAAGCATCCCAAGTATAAAAAGTATCAGCTCGAAAAAAGAAAACTGCTCAAAACTAAAATCAATAAAATACTCCGCCTCGCCATTCCTTCGGCTTGGCAATACTGCAGCGAGGTGGGTGCATTTGTAGTGTTGGGAATCATGGTTGGATGGTTTGGCGCCATACAACAAGCGGCTCATCAAATATCCATGTCAGTAGCCGCTCTAACGTTTATGGTTTCCATGGGATTATCTACGGCGGGCTCCATTCGCGTTGGTGAAGCCTATGGTCAAAGAAATCTCACGCTGGTGAGAACCATCGGAATCACTGTACTCAAAATGGCGATTGTATATGGAATCATCTGTGCAGCCACATTTATTGTATTCAGAAATTGGATCCCCTTAATTTTTACAAATGAAAAGGAAGTCGCTCAACAAGCTGCTCTGCTCTTCTGTCTTGCCGCTGCGTTTCAACTCGGAGATTCGCTGCAAGCGGTTGGAATCGGCATCCTCAGAGGTATCCAGGATGTTCAAGTGCCGACCTTATATACCACCTTGTGCTATTGGTTTTTAGGAATTCCCGCCGGTTATATTTTCAGTGTTTGGATTAAATGGGAAGTCGTCGGGATATGGATTGGATTTATTGTCTGTTTGAGTTTCATGGGCATCCTGCTCCTGACCAGGTTTTTAAAAATTACAAATTTGCCTATAAATAGAAGTCCTGAGTGA
- a CDS encoding DNA-binding protein: MNITLDELRKIKHSLPTGSIKKIADQLNLDEQTVRNYFGAHHMENSGNHIQPGPHGGIVYIEDLTILNMAKQILQESSQDN; encoded by the coding sequence ATGAACATCACTTTAGACGAACTCAGAAAGATCAAACACAGTTTACCAACTGGCAGTATCAAGAAAATAGCTGACCAGTTAAATCTGGATGAACAAACCGTTCGAAATTATTTCGGCGCTCACCATATGGAAAATTCCGGAAATCATATTCAACCAGGACCCCATGGTGGAATTGTTTATATCGAGGATTTGACCATCTTAAATATGGCCAAACAAATCTTACAAGAAAGTTCCCAGGACAATTAA
- the ald gene encoding alanine dehydrogenase — MIIGVPKEIKSNENRVALTPAGALEFKKRGHEVYVQSTAGIGSGFSDQDYLNAGAGILEDIGSVYAKADMIMKVKEPIASEYGLIRENQLVFTYFHFASYQPLTEAMIQSGAVCLAYETVELADRSLPLLIPMSEVAGRMAIQEGAKFLEKPQKGKGILLGGVPGVPPAKVLVLGGGIVGTQAAKMAAGMGAQVTILDINLPRLRYLADVLPSNVTTMYSNELTIRNLIKTHDLIVGAVLIPGAKAPSLITRDMLSTMQEGTVLVDVAIDQGGCMETSKPTTHDDPIYIIDDVVHYCVANMPGAVPFTSTLALTNATLPFAIQLADKGWKTACRESKPLSLGLNVIQGKVVYKGVAEAFDLEYHAVEGFL, encoded by the coding sequence ATGATTATTGGAGTTCCCAAAGAAATTAAAAGCAATGAAAACCGCGTGGCGTTGACGCCAGCAGGAGCCCTTGAATTTAAAAAAAGAGGCCATGAAGTTTATGTACAATCCACTGCAGGCATTGGAAGCGGATTTTCCGATCAGGATTATCTGAACGCCGGTGCCGGAATCCTCGAGGATATTGGCTCTGTATATGCCAAAGCCGATATGATCATGAAGGTCAAAGAACCGATTGCATCTGAATACGGATTGATCAGGGAAAATCAGCTCGTTTTTACTTATTTTCACTTTGCTTCCTACCAGCCGCTTACTGAGGCCATGATTCAAAGCGGAGCGGTCTGTCTTGCCTACGAAACGGTTGAATTGGCCGATCGAAGTTTGCCGCTTTTGATACCCATGTCTGAGGTAGCAGGGAGAATGGCCATTCAGGAAGGTGCCAAATTTTTAGAAAAGCCTCAAAAAGGAAAAGGAATATTACTCGGAGGCGTTCCCGGAGTGCCACCCGCTAAAGTTTTGGTTTTGGGTGGTGGAATTGTTGGGACTCAGGCTGCTAAAATGGCTGCAGGCATGGGAGCCCAAGTTACCATTCTCGATATTAATTTACCTCGATTGCGTTATCTGGCAGATGTACTTCCATCCAATGTAACGACGATGTATTCCAATGAACTCACCATCCGAAATCTTATCAAAACCCATGACCTCATCGTTGGAGCAGTTTTAATTCCCGGCGCAAAAGCCCCGAGCCTGATTACAAGGGATATGCTGTCCACAATGCAGGAAGGCACTGTTCTGGTGGATGTGGCGATCGACCAGGGGGGTTGTATGGAAACCAGTAAGCCCACTACTCATGACGATCCAATTTATATCATAGACGATGTCGTGCATTACTGCGTGGCCAATATGCCCGGAGCAGTACCATTCACATCTACTCTGGCCTTGACCAATGCAACACTTCCTTTTGCCATACAACTTGCCGACAAAGGTTGGAAAACTGCCTGCAGGGAAAGCAAACCATTAAGTCTGGGTTTGAATGTGATTCAGGGAAAAGTCGTTTATAAAGGCGTAGCAGAAGCATTTGACCTTGAGTATCATGCTGTAGAAGGGTTTCTCTAA
- a CDS encoding 1,4-dihydroxy-6-naphthoate synthase: MNKCLKVGISPCPNDTFIFGAWILGFIEDSNKLELQVNYLDIQKLNEAAMTKDYDVIKISASQAHRIHPHYQILEVGAALGEDCGPLLVSKTPRRTNPEKHWKIASPGKDTTAQLLFQSLFPECVHIEAICFSKIEEAVLNGEFDAGIIIHESRFTYREKGLELVADLGQLWQTINRLPIPLGLIAIKSELDDSIKQFIKAQIRESLSFAYAHYDELLPFIRSHAQEMAEEVIKAHIELYVNAYSSELGETGKSAILRLNSLENTDQTNRQSLFI; this comes from the coding sequence ATGAACAAGTGCTTAAAAGTAGGGATTTCTCCGTGTCCGAATGATACATTTATCTTCGGCGCCTGGATATTGGGCTTCATTGAAGACTCCAACAAGCTGGAATTGCAGGTAAATTACCTCGATATACAGAAGTTGAACGAAGCTGCGATGACAAAAGATTACGATGTGATCAAAATCAGTGCGAGTCAGGCGCACAGGATTCATCCCCATTATCAGATTCTCGAGGTTGGAGCAGCGCTCGGTGAAGATTGCGGACCCTTACTTGTATCCAAAACACCACGCCGCACGAATCCGGAAAAACACTGGAAAATAGCCAGTCCGGGTAAAGACACCACTGCACAATTGTTATTTCAAAGTTTATTTCCCGAATGTGTGCATATTGAAGCAATATGCTTTTCAAAAATAGAAGAAGCCGTATTGAATGGGGAATTTGATGCCGGCATTATCATTCATGAATCCAGGTTTACCTATCGGGAAAAGGGACTTGAGCTGGTAGCGGATCTGGGCCAATTATGGCAAACCATAAACCGACTCCCCATTCCACTTGGATTAATCGCTATAAAAAGCGAACTCGACGACTCCATAAAGCAGTTCATCAAAGCCCAAATTCGCGAAAGCCTGAGTTTTGCCTATGCTCATTACGATGAATTACTTCCTTTTATACGGTCCCATGCTCAGGAAATGGCTGAAGAAGTGATAAAAGCACATATTGAATTATATGTAAATGCATACAGTTCCGAACTGGGGGAAACGGGAAAATCGGCCATTTTGAGACTTAATTCTTTAGAAAATACGGACCAAACGAATCGACAGAGCTTGTTTATTTAA
- a CDS encoding RNA pseudouridine synthase, with amino-acid sequence MLQLDPITIYEDNHLIILDKPSGLLSQGDQTGDPNLFDLLKDHLKIKYQKPGNVYLALINRLDRPVSGLIIFGKTSKAASRLHKMMLEGNFQKKYLALCEGHPMIEKATLEHYLIKDEAKNKTKVYEAPRPGAKKCLLSYATLANIHGNSLLQIDLMTGRSHQIRAQLAHIGCPILGDTKYGKQVKGIESDLALHAYSLSFEHPVSKEQMHLVSLPKDRKFWYEFKNFLNKLS; translated from the coding sequence ATGTTACAACTCGATCCAATCACCATTTACGAAGACAACCATTTGATCATTCTGGATAAGCCTTCGGGTTTGCTTTCCCAGGGAGACCAGACAGGCGACCCCAATTTATTTGATCTTCTTAAAGATCATTTGAAGATAAAATACCAAAAACCCGGAAATGTTTACCTGGCTTTGATAAATCGACTGGACAGACCGGTAAGTGGCTTGATCATTTTTGGCAAGACCTCCAAGGCAGCCTCGCGTTTGCATAAAATGATGCTTGAGGGCAATTTTCAAAAGAAATATCTGGCTTTATGCGAAGGGCATCCTATGATAGAGAAAGCTACATTGGAGCACTACCTCATTAAAGATGAAGCAAAAAACAAAACGAAAGTGTACGAGGCGCCCAGACCAGGCGCTAAAAAATGTTTATTGTCGTATGCCACCCTGGCCAATATTCATGGAAACAGTCTCTTGCAAATTGATTTGATGACCGGCCGTTCGCACCAGATCAGGGCACAATTGGCTCACATCGGCTGTCCGATACTTGGGGATACCAAGTACGGAAAACAAGTTAAAGGTATCGAAAGCGATCTGGCTCTTCATGCCTACTCTTTGAGTTTTGAACACCCGGTCAGTAAAGAGCAGATGCACCTGGTTTCCCTGCCAAAAGATCGAAAATTCTGGTATGAATTTAAAAATTTCCTGAATAAGCTGAGTTAA
- the fsa gene encoding fructose-6-phosphate aldolase codes for MKFFIDTAKLDHIQEAKDLGILDGVTTNPSLMAKEGITGRENIYRHYKKICDLVSGDVSAEVISTDYQGMMKEARALAEIAENIVVKIPMIKDGIKAISELTALGIKTNCTLVFSAGQAILVAKAGATYISPFIGRIDDTNWDGMQLISDIFDIYSLQSYETEILAASIRNGLHIVEAAKAGADVVTCPLDAILSLLKHPLTDIGLQKFLEDHQKAHELSGKA; via the coding sequence ATGAAATTTTTTATTGATACTGCCAAGCTGGACCATATTCAAGAAGCCAAAGATTTAGGAATTTTAGATGGGGTGACGACCAATCCCAGTTTGATGGCGAAGGAAGGGATTACCGGACGAGAGAATATCTACCGCCATTACAAGAAAATCTGCGATCTGGTTTCCGGTGATGTAAGTGCGGAAGTCATTTCAACGGATTATCAAGGCATGATGAAAGAGGCCAGGGCTCTTGCAGAAATTGCCGAGAACATAGTGGTTAAAATTCCGATGATCAAAGATGGGATTAAAGCGATCAGTGAGTTGACCGCTTTGGGAATCAAAACCAATTGTACACTCGTATTCAGTGCCGGTCAGGCTATTTTAGTAGCCAAAGCGGGTGCAACATACATTTCTCCATTTATTGGGCGTATAGACGACACCAACTGGGATGGGATGCAGTTAATCAGCGACATTTTTGATATCTACTCCCTTCAAAGTTATGAAACCGAAATTCTCGCTGCTTCCATTAGGAATGGTTTGCACATAGTAGAAGCAGCTAAGGCAGGCGCAGATGTGGTCACTTGTCCTTTGGATGCTATTTTATCTTTACTCAAACACCCATTGACCGATATCGGTCTGCAAAAATTCCTCGAAGACCATCAGAAAGCTCATGAATTGTCAGGAAAAGCTTAA
- a CDS encoding nucleoside phosphorylase, producing MDTHWILNKDGSIYHLNLHREELAETIITVGDPDRVHQISALFDSIETQKQCREFRTVTGVINSKRISIVSTGIGVDNIDIVINEIDYLFNWDVANQCRKEQTTTLNFVRLGTSGAIQHEIAVDSILISSNAIHRSCFLSHYPCPEIRILEFNKFLNHLPEVPVFQVACDHQLMNHFQSHEFLEGTTMTCDGFYGPQGRVNGIGTHNYLNDWSTYRSPEFGKITNLEMETAGIYGLSKFFRHRALSINAILANRVTQQFSVHPEKTIQKMIELSLEKILSFS from the coding sequence ATGGATACCCACTGGATACTCAACAAAGACGGCAGTATTTACCACTTAAATCTGCATCGCGAAGAGCTTGCGGAAACCATCATCACTGTAGGAGATCCCGATCGCGTGCATCAGATTTCTGCTTTATTTGATTCCATAGAAACGCAAAAACAATGCCGCGAGTTCAGAACCGTTACCGGAGTCATCAATTCCAAAAGGATCAGTATCGTTTCTACAGGAATCGGCGTAGATAACATCGACATTGTGATCAATGAAATTGATTATTTATTCAATTGGGATGTAGCAAATCAATGCAGGAAAGAGCAAACTACCACTTTGAATTTTGTGAGACTGGGTACTTCAGGTGCCATACAGCATGAAATTGCTGTAGACAGCATTTTGATCAGCTCCAATGCAATTCACCGAAGTTGTTTCCTATCGCATTATCCCTGTCCGGAAATCCGGATATTGGAATTCAACAAATTTTTAAATCATCTCCCGGAGGTCCCCGTTTTTCAGGTGGCATGCGATCATCAATTAATGAATCATTTTCAAAGCCATGAATTTCTGGAAGGTACGACCATGACCTGCGATGGATTTTATGGACCCCAGGGCCGGGTCAACGGGATCGGTACCCATAATTATTTAAATGACTGGAGTACATATCGTAGCCCCGAATTTGGAAAAATCACCAATCTCGAAATGGAAACTGCCGGTATATATGGCTTGTCTAAGTTTTTTCGCCACCGTGCATTATCAATCAATGCGATCCTGGCAAATCGCGTCACCCAACAATTTTCTGTACATCCGGAAAAAACCATCCAAAAAATGATTGAACTCAGTCTGGAAAAGATCTTAAGCTTTTCCTGA
- a CDS encoding acyl transferase: MSVSFEDTIFKVNENSFEEIALNLFRFQAHHNPVYSEYLERLSVKVQDVDHSSQIPCLPVEVFKYRDIKTGSWVEETFFESSGTSRQVPSRHYVKSLTWYHRVCKHCFEYHFGPIESYVFFALLPGYLERKHASLVNMVKSFVDASDQSYEKQFFIREFHQLREILNSNFNGKKPLLFGVRFALLDFAEAYPGSYKGLTVIETGGMKGWRREISNLEFIEKIKNKMTGISLAAEYGMTELTAQAYGLEPERLKAPPFLKFSITHPTIPGVLLEKGSRGLLRIIDLSNIHTCAFLQTSDMACISDDGSLQILGRAEVAEQRGCALLYDRS, translated from the coding sequence ATGTCTGTGAGTTTCGAAGATACAATATTTAAAGTAAACGAAAATTCTTTCGAGGAGATTGCATTGAATTTATTCAGGTTTCAGGCACACCACAACCCTGTTTATTCCGAATACTTGGAAAGACTTTCAGTAAAAGTTCAGGATGTAGATCATTCCAGTCAAATTCCATGTTTGCCAGTGGAAGTTTTTAAATACCGGGATATCAAAACAGGCTCCTGGGTGGAAGAAACATTTTTTGAATCCAGCGGGACCTCCCGGCAAGTGCCTTCCAGGCACTATGTAAAATCGCTAACCTGGTATCACAGAGTTTGTAAACATTGTTTTGAATATCATTTTGGTCCAATAGAAAGCTATGTTTTTTTTGCTTTGTTGCCGGGTTATCTGGAGCGCAAACATGCTTCATTGGTCAACATGGTTAAGTCTTTCGTTGATGCATCAGACCAGTCATATGAAAAACAGTTTTTTATTCGTGAATTCCATCAACTTCGGGAAATTTTAAATTCGAATTTCAATGGAAAAAAACCCTTGCTTTTCGGTGTTCGGTTTGCACTCCTCGATTTTGCTGAAGCTTACCCGGGATCTTATAAAGGATTGACTGTTATTGAAACAGGTGGGATGAAAGGTTGGCGTCGAGAAATATCCAATCTGGAGTTTATAGAAAAAATAAAAAACAAAATGACAGGCATCTCGCTGGCTGCTGAATATGGTATGACCGAACTTACAGCTCAGGCTTACGGTCTTGAACCCGAGCGGTTGAAAGCCCCCCCGTTTTTAAAATTTTCGATCACACATCCCACTATTCCCGGAGTGCTGTTAGAGAAGGGGAGCAGAGGATTACTGCGGATCATCGATTTAAGCAATATACATACATGTGCATTCTTGCAAACATCTGATATGGCTTGCATTTCAGATGATGGATCGTTGCAAATTTTAGGCAGAGCTGAAGTTGCCGAACAACGGGGCTGCGCGCTGCTTTACGATCGAAGTTAG